Genomic DNA from Salvia miltiorrhiza cultivar Shanhuang (shh) chromosome 1, IMPLAD_Smil_shh, whole genome shotgun sequence:
TTGTAGATTCACAGAGCAGATTATCTAAATGGAGGAACTGCTCTCCACTTAGCTGCTCTAAACGGACATTCCCGCTGCATCCGTCTTCTCCTTGCTGATTACATTCCCAGCATCCCTAACTTCTGCAGCATTTTGAGGAAAAAGTCTAAGAATGATGAATCTGTTTCAGAGTTTGATGAAGGGTACTACTTCATGTGAATTTCTCCGTCTGAATTATGTATCTGCTCAATTTCAGTTGGTGATCAGGATTTATATACTTTTGCTGTTTCTGTTAGTTCACTCCGCGAAGTAATCAGCCGGCCTGCTGATGGAGGCATCACCGCCCTTCATATGGCAGCTCTAAACGGACATGCTGACACTGTTCATCTCCTTCTGGACATAGGGGCTTCAGCATCTGACGTGACAGTGGAGGATGGGACTACAATCGATCTAATAGGTATTATGCCCGGGTAGCAGAAACCTTTTCTCTTCGTGTTTTAGTTTTTAATCGAGTATCTTGAACAATGGTTTCTGATCTGAATAACTGTAATTCTTCCTGTGATTTTCTGGTTTATGGTAATTCTTTTGTACGTTTTTATGTTATTGATTGATGAGTTCGACATAACACAAAATGCCTTCAGAAATGTCCTTTTTGTCTTATCAGAACTGAAATTATTTTTGGTCCCCATATTTTGTCTGGATGTTATGTGTTGTAATTTTTATGTGAAGAACATCATGTTTGCTTGTCCTTGGGCCTCTAGCTCCCTCGTTCACACTTTCTGTGCTTCGATTTTTACTACAGCGAATTAGTGATTTGAGCTGCTGATATATAAGGAAACAAATTCTGAACAAGGCGCAACTGGTAAAATTAAACCTTATTCAGACATGCAACATTACTCCTAAATTTCTTGAAGCTCGAACCTCTGAACACCATGCCATGCTTTGCAAGATGAAAATTTGAGTGATCACTAATTTAAAGGATATGTGCGGTTTTGTTCATAGGTGCTGGTAGTACACCACTCCATTATGCTGCATGCGGTGGTAATGCACAGTGTTGTCAGGTAGTTTATTCAGTTATTAAACAAGATATTAACCTTGTCCGAAATTTGGTTAATGTGATTGATACATGGCCATCATTTTCAGCTCTTGATTGCCAAGGGTGCCAGTCTTAACGCAGAGAACACCAACGGGTATGCAAGTGtcttagtttagtttagtttgagTGTTTTGATGTGTTTTCTTCAGTGATACTATGCTATGGTTTCTTGATATTGGCAAGCAACAAAAATACTTAATCCAGTTTTTTGAAAAGTAGTCAGCTGCTATATAACCATTTTCACTTTGGACATAAATCTTGAGCTTCCACCAGCATGGACTTTGATGAGAAGGAAAATAAGAAGTTCCCCTGTTTCGTACACTCTTGTGTTTTTGAAGCTTTGGAGTTTGAGTCTCCCATTACTCATTTCTCCTGTAACGTGTGTGGTACATGTTTGAAGATGGACTCCGTTGATGGTTGCTCGTTCGTGGCATAGAGACTGGCTTGAGGAGATTCTAAGCCAACGACCAGCAGGGCGACTAAGACTCAGTCCTTCGCCATATCTCTGTCTTCCTCTCATGAGCATTGTGGAGATTGCAAGGTGAGCTTTGCATTGAGGCCTTTTCTTTCTCATCGGGATCGGGATGATTCTTTAAATTTTAGAATTTCTACATCAACTAACTGTTGTTGTTTCAGAGAATGCGGATGGAGATGCAATGATTCACCATCTACATGTTTAGATCCATGTGTTGTTTGCTTAGAGAGAAAATGCACAGTTGCTGCAGAAGGTATGCTTAGAGAGAAACTTAACTCCAATCCAGTCAATCTTGAATCTTGAAACCAAAATCAATCAATAATGGTGTGTTATGCAGGTTGTTTCCATGAGTTCTGCACCCAATGTGCTCTCTACCTATGTTCTACAAACAGCACGTCGACAGTGGCTCACGGGCCGCCCGGCTCAATCGCATGCCCCCTATGCCGGCACGGCATTGTCTCGTTCGGTAAGCTTGCAGGGACAAGGCCAATAACCAAAGAGATAGCAAGAACTAGTTTGTCCTTGTCTTTCTGCACTTGTTCCACTGATCCTAACTCTTTGGAGACACCATTCTGCAAGCCCGATTTGCCCTCTCCGCTCGGTTCTTCTTTCCGATCCCTCAGCTGCAAAAAGTTCCCCTCGGTGAAACTCAGCCCGGGCCTCTGCATGGGAGCCCCGGACACGAGCCCTTGTTTGGTTCCCCGGACCACTGACCGCAGCCAGCTGGTCCGATGTTCGAGGACGTCGAGCTTGAGGCGCTCCACGTCCCAGAGCGATGCTAGGAGATGGTTGTGTTCGTTCAATTATTCTATGGGAGCTGACAGCAGCTGCTGATTTCATCAACCACTCTTGGAATTACTGATCAACAACTACTTGTCCAATTATTTCTAAGCAGTACATATTTTCTTCAAAGAAATTATCTTGGATGaaattgttattgcataattgTTTCAACATTGTTTTGGGTAAATATATGTAATTTGCCATTATTTGTACAAATAAGATCATTTGAGATTAAATTTTTTTCCTTTACTATTAATTTTGCAGCATAATATTGATTCTGAATTTCACTgatacaagtttttttttttttttaaatagattaAATGAATTTTGCCATTAGTTGCTCATATGGTTTTTGTATTGACTTATATAACTTATTAAACAATAATCAAGCCAAACTCAGTACATATATGCACACTTCACTCAAAACAATGAACATAAAATTTACAGCAAAAATGTACTTAAAATTAACAAAGATACCAAGGACGATATACAAAATGAACAACCTATGTACTAATACAAAACTGGAACAAAGATAACAAGAAACATAAAATGAGCAAGAACGATGAACGAACAACAGATTACAACAATAATGGCATTTTCAATTAAGAAAAACAGAAATGAAACATTACATGCAAAGCTCAGGAGGAATAGATTACAATAAAGAAGATGGGAGGTTTGAACGGAATAAAGATGatctaaaagaaaaataaaatactacaaattctaaaaagtaaaaagaaaacaagatgAAAGTCTTGCAAGGTcaagaaaaaaaagattaaacaaaaaattgaaaaataaaataaaggaatgTTTGATGTATATAAGGGCTATGAAGAAGAGAATACTGAACGAAAATTGTATGATATGGAATCACCATCATCTTAGAATCTCTTTCATTACGTAAGAATGAAGAAATGTATCAATTATGTGAATCCATACCCATTTGTTTCCTCGTTCATCATAATCACACTCTCCTCATTCTCCTTAAACAATCAAGCAATCCTAAATTAAAAGCTCAGCAAGGATAGCCCCAACACGATCAAAACATTAGGGCAGCCGGAATAATTCTTGACAGCCTTGGGAACCCTATCACCATCTTGTCTCCCCAAACATTCTCCAGCAAACATGTATCCTTGCCAAATGGTTTCATAGAAGAGAATTGGTCAAGTGACAAAAATAGAGGTGAAGAAGATGAGAAAGAAAAGACAGCCATGAATAGACTCTGTGATATGCTACGTGAAGTGATAGGAATTTGGCACATTTAGATGGATGGAAGCAGAAGGTTTATAAAGAACTCCAACCACCGATATCACACACTCTATATACTTACAGATAGAGACAACAGTTTgaaattgtgtgtgtgtgtgtgtgtgtgtgagtgagtgTGTGTGAATATTGCAAGAACATGTCAGTGTGAGTAATGTGACTGAACACACAACTCCATATCGCATCTGTCCCTCCAACTCTGTCAGGCAAATATCTTTTACCTTCTGATCTACGTTAtatgcaagagagagagagagagagagagggcatGGGGAGTCCAACTTGTTTTGGAGAAAAAGAGAGGTCTTCTACAGTGTGATTATGGGCAGCAATTAATATGCATGCATGCACGAGAGAAGAATGGTTTTGGAGCTACTTTTCTCTGAGTGTAgtattcttgctgtagctttTACACTGTACAATTAATATGGAGGAATTAGACATGCCCCCATTAAATGGCTTCCATTTTGTATACTGACTAGTTCTTTTCTTGATGTGAGACTATACATTAATCCTCACTACCTTTTTTGGGTTCTTAAAGTCAAAACTTCTAAATACTTGTGTCTTCAATTTTTCTCCAGCCAATGAAGTTTTCTGCACTTATTAGGTTTTACTGGTCATCAATTAAGATCCTTTGTCATTTTTTCACTTTGCATTTTAGTTCATAAATACACAGTATTTCAGATGGATATATAGTTCAAATCATGCATGATAAACCAATAAAAAAATCCAAATAGTTGTTAGAAGCAAAAAAATATtgtgataaaaaatgaaatcttGAAAGAAAATTGAACAGTTGTGATACTGTTTTGGTTGCATGGTCCAGTTTGAGTTTACCAATTTGTCCTAATTTTATGCTGTTGGGTTCCGTAAATAAGTGAGTTCTGACATTAGAAGTGATCCATCCCcacaaattaaaacaaataagttTTCTAGTGTTCCTTAGTTACAGTAACGCTACCGCTGTACTATATGATATATCGGCTTCCGCTTCTGCCCACATATATTCACATACGTATGTCTATATATAGCCATAACCCAATAAcctataaatttaaattaaatccatcTTTCCAATCCAAACTTAATTTGTCTCTTTGTATGTGTGCTGgtgtgtattattattattattattattattattattagtactAGTTGTATGTGGAGTACTTTATTTCACATTTTACCGATCGACTCCAATTTGATTTTTGCTGTTTATTGTCTTCTAcccaatcttttttttttcattatatagTGTTATTAATTGAAGTTGgatcccctcaaaaaaaaaaaaaatgaagtaggATCCTGTTGGAAGCTGATTTTCTGTCAAATAGGCAAATtaattttgtgcacagataagttGAATTCATTTTGCGCGCAATTAATATATGGAATTATGTTTAAAGAGACAATCCAACACTTAAATAGAAAGGGGAAGACAACCCACCACTTGAATTCATTTCTATGCTATTTTGCATTGCAATAAAAATTTCAATCTGCAATTGATGATGGAGTTGGAGCAATTAGCATTAATTGCGATGCACGGGTACCATATTTTGCATTTTGTAATATTGATCAATTTAATATGCAATTTTTCTTTATAATGACATAAAGAAATAGATAAGGTACAGATTTAGAAACATTTCTATGTGTGTAACATGAAATCATCAATCTCATCTACGATTAGAGGTGGTCTTGGATCAGGTTGACTTGACCATGATGTTGGATGAATTAATCAGTCCTCACTGAAATTAATAAACTATAACTAGAGGTATATATGTTTGAGCACAACACATttagaataatatatttaaatacttGAAAgtgaattaataaataaaaaacggTACAGTAAGTTGCAACCATATTTATGTATATAGAAAATTACTAATAGATAatgaattaaaagaaagaaataaatgtAGGAAAGGAAAATGGATTATTACATGAGATTTAACGTTGGCACAACAGTCCATGCCTGTTTGGTTGAATAGCATTCACCCTCCTCTCCTCTGGCTCTTGTAAAAAGAGACAAGGAAGAAGAGATCTTCTGATGATTTTAGAGTGTAGTAAAAACACAAAACAGCTTTGCGAGTAAAGCTGAGGCTATATAGTATTTTCATCGTAAATGctgtatttattaataattaagaaagaaagaaatatgtGTGGATTAAAAAGTGGTAGGGGGCTGGTTTAATTTCCCAAAACAAGAAGTAGGGTTTTGTGCATATTCTGCTCTGTTCCTATTTTGTGTTGTAATGGTCATACATGGGGAAAGCAATTATTCCAGCTGCTGCAGACTGCAGCCTATTGCTCAACTTTTTCATTAATTTCATATCTACACTTTCTCTAATTACTCACGGAAATGCCCACTACTCTAATTATAATTCTACACTGCTCCACTTATATCCATTTTTTCACTTGCATTTAAATGGAGTATTATACTCCGTATAAGTCAATTCTCTGGAATTCCAGTATCTACTATGCTATTGATAGACTTAAaaatactttgtacatttgaaATGATTGTAAAGTGtaacactaattaaaaatatagaagATGATTGCATCAAGCATCATATGACAATTCATGAAAGATTTATCTTTGAAGGGACAATTGATGAAAGAGTAAGCGTATGTATATTCACATTAGTACTtcgtagggatggcaacgggccggatctgaaCCGGGTCTGGTCAATACCAGATCctgatccgttttcatatatcagatccagatccagatccatggatctgaaaattttggatccagatccagattcaTCAAATCTACGGgcccacgggtccagatccatggatctactatttttaaattaaattaaaaaaaattcaaaaaatcaacaacatctaatttccaccATGAAAAATactataacacaaaatactttatctaattacttttagtttttattcttttgaatataatttatttattatttttaatttagttaatattattagtaaactaaatataaaatataaaaaatatatataaaataaaacggatccacgggtcggatctgggccagatccggatctaaaatttcaagattcagatccgttttcaaagctgagatccagatccagatccgttgggtccaaaaaattgagaccgggtccaagatccactgtcATCCCTAGTACGTCGTTGTTATGTTTTTTAGAGGTATTCACATTAGGCGTTGATAATATGCATGttcataattaaatttcttaagACGAAAGCATCAATGAAATGGTTGCAATTTTacgagtaattttttttaacaattatCTGTGAAGCTTGAGTTAAGATGCAGTGATGAATATGATCATGGATATTATAGAATCAAATTAATATGTTTAAAATGATTGGTTGGTtctccttccgtcccactatTTGTGactgtttttttattttgattcatTCTATTATTTTCGATCTATTTTCATAAAAGGTAGTAACAAATAACTTTTGAAAAAGTATGGATTCTactagttttatttaatttacacaacttttttaattttttgtgccATAAAGAAAGGAGCCACGAACATGGAAAGGAAAGGAGTACTATTAAATTGCACTTGCACATCTATTtggctatttttaaaaaaccaaggctttgaattttaattcataAATGTAGTGTCAAATATTTGGAATTTTTAACAATATAATGAACCTAATTAGTTAAAGTGTTGTGAGTTTGTGAATTGTGAGAGAATCCATAATCAGTCAAAACAAGATCTgtgaaacaaaatgaaaaaaaaaaaaaaaaaaaaaacatgtataCGGAACTAATTTTCAAGTATCAAACTGAAGATGTGACAATACATAGTGATCAATTTTATACTAATAATTctctctccttcttcttccttccatttttctttaaaaatatttgtaagtTGTAACTGCTTCCCGTTCTTAACTAGAGCTACGTACGCATGTAAAGATTCAGGTGCAACGtaccaaattttattttattactgtGCCTATAATTTAATTTGCTAATTGCTAGACATATAAGGCTGATTAATCTTCTCCCTTGAGTACAGATTTTAAGAGTCAAAATCTATCTATTCTAATCTTTCACAAAATAACTTGCAgtgttcaaattttattttaattaaaaagctAGAAACAGAAACTTTTTTTTATCTGTCACCATGAAACATTTTAACAAAATACTACTCCGATATgcataatctatatctatatctatacctGTTATAAAAAAGCATTGTTTTACAAATTTTGATTTACCTATTATGTccctatttttaaatttattttaaaggcAATAATGTAATATCATACTatcatcttattattattattattattattattattattattattattattattattattattattattattattattattattattacacactaATCACAATTCTAAATAGGtttaaattcttcaaaattactttatatatatataacctttCAAAACAAACACTCAATTAACAAATTTACGTTGTGACAATTCGTTCAGAATTTTCATTTACTTTCgtcaaatatacatatattcaCAAATCAAATAAAGTCAAAGTTTGACTAGGTATGTGTTTCTTCGACCCCCTAACGTATATTCATCTACTTTCGTCAAACAATGTTGTGAGAATCCAGAATAGTTATTTTCAGAATTCATTTAATTAGAGCATTCAAAGTGGGAATGACCTGATAACTAACCTGATAGAAGGAAGACCATATTGAGTTAAGAGGTCACAGTTGGATGACCTGATAGCTGAcctgatctttttagttttgatttttgtattttttatttaaatttaattgcacaaatttaaataacacaatttacttcaaatttaaattgcattaattttaaaatcctaaaaattacataaaaaaaattacataaatcttaaaaatttaaagacatcctaaaataactattccggctcTAGAGATCCGA
This window encodes:
- the LOC131005010 gene encoding probable E3 ubiquitin-protein ligase XBOS32 isoform X2 gives rise to the protein MVTMRFLSLVGNSFGCSASGERLVSAARDGDLQEAKALLDYNPRLARYSTFGVRNSPLHYSAAQGHHEIVSLLLESGVDINLRNYRGQTALMQACQYGHWEVVQILILFKANIHRADYLNGGTALHLAALNGHSRCIRLLLADYIPSIPNFCSILRKKSKNDESVSEFDEGSLREVISRPADGGITALHMAALNGHADTVHLLLDIGASASDVTVEDGTTIDLIGAGSTPLHYAACGGNAQCCQLLIAKGASLNAENTNGWTPLMVARSWHRDWLEEILSQRPAGRLRLSPSPYLCLPLMSIVEIARECGWRCNDSPSTCLDPCVVCLERKCTVAAEGCFHEFCTQCALYLCSTNSTSTVAHGPPGSIACPLCRHGIVSFGKLAGTRPITKEIARTSLSLSFCTCSTDPNSLETPFCKPDLPSPLGSSFRSLSCKKFPSVKLSPGLCMGAPDTSPCLVPRTTDRSQLVRCSRTSSLRRSTSQSDARRWLCSFNYSMGADSSC
- the LOC131005010 gene encoding probable E3 ubiquitin-protein ligase XBOS32 isoform X1, with protein sequence MEDSVYMVTMRFLSLVGNSFGCSASGERLVSAARDGDLQEAKALLDYNPRLARYSTFGVRNSPLHYSAAQGHHEIVSLLLESGVDINLRNYRGQTALMQACQYGHWEVVQILILFKANIHRADYLNGGTALHLAALNGHSRCIRLLLADYIPSIPNFCSILRKKSKNDESVSEFDEGSLREVISRPADGGITALHMAALNGHADTVHLLLDIGASASDVTVEDGTTIDLIGAGSTPLHYAACGGNAQCCQLLIAKGASLNAENTNGWTPLMVARSWHRDWLEEILSQRPAGRLRLSPSPYLCLPLMSIVEIARECGWRCNDSPSTCLDPCVVCLERKCTVAAEGCFHEFCTQCALYLCSTNSTSTVAHGPPGSIACPLCRHGIVSFGKLAGTRPITKEIARTSLSLSFCTCSTDPNSLETPFCKPDLPSPLGSSFRSLSCKKFPSVKLSPGLCMGAPDTSPCLVPRTTDRSQLVRCSRTSSLRRSTSQSDARRWLCSFNYSMGADSSC